The genome window AATCAGGAAATCAAACAGAATGCAAAATTTCACATTTCATACTTCGGTCGATTTTCAAATTCTAAACCCTTCTATACTCCTCCGGACCAAACCCGGACATTCTTCCCAAAAAACACTTTCCAAACCGAAGCGATCGATAAACTTCTTTTTTCATGATCAAACTGCATGGCGCAAGCATCAGCAACTACGTAAATAAAGTAAAGTTAGGGATCTTAGAGAAGGGATTGGAATACGAACAAATCAGGGTGGCTCCCTCTCAAGATGAAGAATTCTTAAAGATCAGTCCTATGGGAAAGATACCGGTCTTGGAACTCGACGGAAAATTCATATTCGAATCGGGGGCTATTTTAGAATTCTTAGATACGATTTACCCGCAAGAACCCAAGTTACTTCCGAATGATCCTTGGGAAGCGGCCCGAGTCCGGGAAATCACGACGATCGTCGAAACCTACATCGACATTCCCGCAAGAAGGATTTATCTGCTCGCGACCAGAGGAAAAACGATCGCACCCGAATTGATCGAAGAAATTCATCCGATCCTGATCAAAGGAGTCAAAGCCCTTCAAAGAGTGGTACGATTTTCTCCGTATATCGCGGGGTCGAATTTCACTCTGGCGGATTGTTCCGCGTTTGCAAACCTAAGCGTGATCGACGAAGAGCTCAGATCCATTTATCCGGACAATCATCCATTGGATCAACTCGCTGGTTGGAAAGAATACTACGAATTTATGAAAACGAAGGAAGGGCCGGCTCTTGTGGAAAAGGAAAAACAAACTCTTCGAAAAATTCTCGCGCGAGCGAAAGCGAAAATAGATTAGAGCCGAAATTCTTATCCGGTTTCCTCCAAAATTGATTTGACTCTCCCGGTACGGGAAATAGCCTGCTCTGGTCTTTATGGAACCAGAAAAAGTAATTTCGATCCCGATCCGGGAACTTCCCCATCTCAAAGTTCTCTTGGCCGGCTGGTATAATTTTCTAAAAGAAAGCTACGATCAAAAAGTGATCAACCAGAACGAATTCAAAGACGCACTCAAAAGCAACGTGGTTTACAACATCGATCAGGACCAGGTCGAAGTGCTGTTGGCGGGAAAAGAATCTCTGCTCCAAAGTTTCAGAAAAAGCCTTTCTTAACTCGAATTCCTAAGCCGCGTTTTTCAATCCGTACAATTTGAGAAGGG of Leptospira sanjuanensis contains these proteins:
- a CDS encoding glutathione S-transferase family protein codes for the protein MIKLHGASISNYVNKVKLGILEKGLEYEQIRVAPSQDEEFLKISPMGKIPVLELDGKFIFESGAILEFLDTIYPQEPKLLPNDPWEAARVREITTIVETYIDIPARRIYLLATRGKTIAPELIEEIHPILIKGVKALQRVVRFSPYIAGSNFTLADCSAFANLSVIDEELRSIYPDNHPLDQLAGWKEYYEFMKTKEGPALVEKEKQTLRKILARAKAKID